The following are encoded in a window of Castanea sativa cultivar Marrone di Chiusa Pesio chromosome 5, ASM4071231v1 genomic DNA:
- the LOC142637111 gene encoding glutamate receptor 2.4-like, whose product MYSFISFLGERNYQILRMAFPFITGKTVIKFCLLFLLLISFLLSLSHGDEAANTTNEVTNIGAIIDVSSRIGKEEKIAIEIAAENFNNHHAKSHKLSLYFKDPGKDPLQVVSAADELIKEKKVQVIVGMNKWEEAALVAAIGNKASVPVLSFAAPAITSPILQHRWPFLIQMANNDSAQIECISEIVRAYNWRRVIAIYEDDAYGSDSGMLGLLSEALQKVDSEIEYQLVLPPVSSLPNAGGFVLDELLKLHLTTQSQVFIILQSSIPMVSHLFREAKKVGLVGRESAWIIPDSVASVLDSVNNSVISSMEGALGIKTYYSNSGNSYKDFYGQFTKIFETKYPEEHNHEPGIYALRAYDSIMTISQAIERTINNSISPKIMLENILSSNFSGLSDQMHFKAGKLLQTPTLRIVNVVKKGYEELDFWTSESGFSESVEMKSCTEKIAGPVTWPGYLIQVPKGWAMPTEQNPLKIGVPGRTSFQKFVKVDYSGNLDNSKFDGWCIDVFKEVLKKLPYSPPYKFIPLNGTYENLVDCVYNKTFDAVVGDLTILANRTKYVEFTQPYAESGLSMVVPAQPEGSAWMFMKPLTWKMWLMTGVVLMYTMLIVWFLEHRYNPEFNGTLKNQIGTTLWFTFSTLFFAQRERLYSNLTRVVVVVWLFVVLILTSSYTANLSSMLTVQRLQPVRDIEWLKSSNAPIGCDGDSFVMTYLQEVLNLTNIVQVTTESAYQEHFRNKSITAAFFEIPYEKVFINKYCKGFTTSKQTYRFGGFGFVFPKGSPLTKDFSEAILELSEDGSLTKLEKKWLIPSSVCSTDGTSNNTDPLSIQSFWVLFLISAATSTICLLLSFIRLIKNYQHHQEPNEENATPSPIRVWNKAVGLAKYFYNGEIITPPRASSSSTPDLHSWTSLRWEDTNTIDIPDDITQASPPSEIEMSYDDRTPPC is encoded by the exons ATGTattcttttatttcctttttggGTGAACgtaattatcaaattctcagAATGGCTTTCCCTTTCATTACTGGTAAAACAGTGATAAAGTTTTGCCTCCTCTTTCTCCTACTAATCTCCTttcttctctcactctctcatgGAGATGAAGCTGCTAATACGACTAACGAAGTTACAAATATTGGTGCCATCATTGATGTCAGTTCCCGAATcgggaaagaagagaaaatagctATTGAAATTGCTGCTGAAAACTTCAACAACCACCATGCAAAGAGTCACAAGCTGTCTCTCTATTTCAAAGACCCCGGGAAAGACCCCCTTCAAGTTGTTTCTGCTG CTGATGAGcttattaaagaaaagaaagtgcaAGTGATTGTTGGCATGAACAAGTGGGAGGAAGCAGCATTAGTGGCTGCTATTGGAAACAAAGCTAGTGTTCCAGTTCTTTCATTTGCAGCTCCTGCTATAACCTCACCAATTCTGCAACATCGTTGGCCTTTCTTGATTCAAATGGCTAACAATGATTCTGCTCAGATTGAATGCATTTCAGAAATTGTTCGGGCCTATAACTGGAGAAGGGTTATAGCAATATATGAAGATGATGCATATGGCAGTGACTCGGGGATGTTAGGTCTTCTATCTGAGGCTCTTCAGAAGGTTGATTCAGAGATTGAGTACCAATTGGTTCTTCCACCGGTTTCTTCTCTCCCTAATGCAGGGGGATTTGTTCTTGATGAGCTTTTGAAATTACATTTAACAACACAATCTCAGGTTTTTATCATTCTTCAGTCATCAATACCAATGGTATCTCATTTGTTCAGAGAAGCTAAGAAAGTTGGACTTGTAGGGAGAGAGTCAGCTTGGATAATTCCTGATAGTGTTGCAAGTGTACTGGACTCTGTTAACAACTCTGTTATTTCCTCTATGGAAGGTGCTTTGGGAATCAAGACCTACTATTCTAATAGTGGTAATTCTTATAAAGATTTCTATGGTCAGTTCACAAAAATCTTTGAGACCAAGTATCCTGAGGAACATAATCACGAACCTGGAATTTATGCTCTGAGAGCATATGATAGCATTATGACAATTTCACAGGCCATAGAGAGAACGATTAATAACTCAATTAGCCCAAAGATAATGTTAGAAAATATACTGTCAAGCAATTTCTCTGGTTTAAGTGACCAAATGCATTTCAAAGCAGGAAAGCTGCTGCAAACTCCTACATTGAGGATAGTAAATGTTGTAAAGAAAGGATACGAAGAATTAGACTTTTGGACATCAGAGTCTGGGTTCTCAGAAAGCGTTGAGATGAAAAGTTGTACAGAGAAAATTGCAGGTCCAGTAACTTGGCCAGGATATCTAATTCAAGTTCCAAAGGGTTGGGCAATGCCTACTGAACAAAATCCATTGAAAATTGGAGTTCCAGGTAGAACTTCATTTCAGAAGTTTGTAAAGGTTGACTACAGCGGGAATCTAGATAATTCCAAATTTGATGGTTGGTGCATTGATGTTTTCAAAGAGGTGCTTAAAAAATTGCCTTATTCTCCGCCCTATAAATTCATACCCTTGAATGGCACCTATGAGAATCTGGTTGATTGTGTCTACAACAAG ACATTCGATGCTGTTGTTGGGGATTTGACAATATTAGCCAACCGTACAAAATATGTGGAATTTACTCAGCCATATGCCGAGTCAGGGTTGTCCATGGTAGTTCCTGCACAACCTGAAGGATCAGCATGGATGTTCATGAAGCCTCTCACCTGGAAAATGTGGTTAATGACTGGTGTTGTCTTAATGTACACAATGCTTATAGTTTGGTTCTTGGAGCATCGATATAATCCAGAATTTAATGGCACATTGAAGAATCAGATTGGTACCACACTTTGGTTCACATTCTCCACTCTGTTCTTTGCTCAAA GGGAGAGACTTTATAGCAACCTCACTCGAGTGGTGGTGGTAGTTTGGCTTTTTGTTGTGTTGATCCTAACCTCAAGCTACACTGCTAATCTGTCTTCAATGCTCACTGTGCAACGACTGCAACCAGTTAGAGATATCGAGTGGCTGAAGAGCAGCAATGCACCAATTGGTTGTGATGGTGATTCATTTGTAATGACTTACCTGCAGGAAGTGCTTAATTTAACGAACATCGTTCAAGTTACAACCGAATCTGCTTATCAAGAGCATTTCAGAAACAAAAGCATAACTGCAGCCTTTTTTGAAATTCCATATGAGAAAGTTTTCATCAACAAGTATTGCAAGGGATTCACTACCTCCAAACAGACCTATAGATTTGGAGGTTTTGGCTTT GTATTCCCGAAGGGCTCACCATTAACGAAGGATTTTTCAGAAGCCATACTAGAACTATCAGAAGATGGTAGCCTAACAAAGctggaaaaaaaatggttgatTCCCTCATCTGTCTGTTCAACAGACGGAACATCCAATAATACAGATCCTTTGAGCATCCAGAGCTTCTgggttcttttccttatatctGCTGCCACTTCTACTATTTGTTTACTCCTATCATTTATTCGATTAATAAAGAATTATCAACATCATCAAGAGCCAAACGAAGAGAATGCAACTCCTAGCCCTATAAGAGTTTGGAACAAGGCAGTTGGACTTGCGAAATACTTTTATAATGGAGAGATCATTACTCCACCGAGGGCTTCAAGTTCATCTACGCCAGACTTACATAGTTGGACTTCTTTAAGATGGGAAGACACGAACACTATCGACATTCCTGACGATATTACTCAGGCCTCCCCACCTTCAGAAATCGAAATGTCATATGATGATAGAACTCCTCCTTGTTGA